The DNA segment GTCTTTCGACATTTCGGGGCAGCGGCCTGGGTTTGTACAGGAGCCTCACCTTTCAAAGGCGTATATCGGCATATTACTAAATTGCCCGGTATGTGTCAAGCACATGACATCTGTCATGTGAAAAAGTGTCATGCGACATCTGGCGGGGCAGGAACAGCGGCAGTAGTATCTGCAGTATCGGAGGCATACTATGACGATATCTATCAATCAACTGGTAAAACGCTATGGCAGCTTTACGGCTGTCGATCATATCGACCTGCAGATCCCACAGGGCGAGATCTGCGGGCTGCTGGGCCCGAATGGTGCCGGGAAAACCACCACCATCAAGTGTATTGCCGGGCTGCACGGGTTCGATGCCGGGCGCATCGAGGTGTTCGGGCTGGATCGGGGGCAGGAGCACCGGCGGATACAGCAGCGGATCGGGCTGGTTCCGCAGGAGGTTGCCCTGTACGAGGATTTGAGTGCCTATGAGAATGCCCTGTTCTTCGGGCGGATGTACGGGCTGCGCGGGCAGGCCCTGCGCGACGGGGTAAAGCAGGCGCTGGAGTTTACCGAGCTGTGGGAGCGGCGCGATCAGCGCCCCAAGCAGTACTCGGGCGGCATGAAGCGACGCCTGAACATTGCCTGTGCGCTGGTGCACAGCCCGGAGCTGATCATCCTGGATGAACCGACGGTAGGGATCGATCCGCAGTCGCGCAATCACATCCTGGAGTCGATCCGGGAACTGAACCGGCGCGGTACCACGGTGCTGTATACCTCGCACTACATGGAGGAGGTGGAGGCAATCTGCTCGCGGGTGGCGATTATCGACCATGGCCGGGTGATTGCCGACGGCAGCAAGGAAGAGGTCAAGAACCTGATTGCCGAGGAAGAGCAGATTACGGTTGCGGCGGATCATATCAGTGAGGCAACCCTCGAGGCTATCCGCAACATGTCCGGGGTGCTGGCAGTGACTCATGAGGAGGCTACCCTGCGGATCGCCGCCCAGCGGCAGGCGGTGCGGGTAGGACAGATTATCGAGCGGCTGAGCGCCGGCGGGGCCGAGCTGCACTCGGTACAGCTGGAACAGCCAAGCCTGGAAGGGGTGTTTCTGACCCTGACCGGCCGCAGCCTGCGCGATTAAGGGGGATGGCATGAAAACATTGACCGTACTGTACTACACCCTGGTGCGCATGTGGCGCGATCGGGGATCGGTGTTCCAGATGACCCTGCAGCCGTTCCTGTTCATCCTGATTCTTGGCCTTGCCTTGAGTACCCAGTTCGATCCCCGCGACCTGGAGCCGGCAGTGGTGGCACTGGTAGAGCCTGCGGATGCTGACGACGGGGAGCGCGAGTTTCTGAGCGGTATCCGGGGAGCGCTGGATCAGGAAGGGGTGGGTGATCTGCTGCGGTTTGTCACCGTAGAAACCCGGCAGGAGGCACTGGAGATGGTGTCGGCCGGCAGTGCCGAGGCTACTGCATTCTATGATGGAGATGCCCGCCGCCTGACGATTACACGCCGGTCTGCTACTGCTCTGAGCAGCCGTATCCCGGCGGCGGTGCTGGAGAATATAGTCCAGGGAGCCAACACCACGGTGTACATCCAGCAGGCCGGGGCCGAACCGGTGCCGTTTGCCCGGCAGGCGGTGGATATCCAGGAGCTGGATCTGGCCAGTACCCGGCGTTCCAGCTCAGCGATGGAGTATTACTCGGTGACCATGCTGGTGATGACCCTGCTGTTCGGCGCGATGGGTGCCAGTTACGGGCTGTCCGAGGATCTGCTGCGCAGTGTAGGGCAGCGTATGGCGGTCGCCCCGCTGGTGGGTTTTGAACACTACCTGGGCAAGGTTGCTGGCAACGCACTGTTTGTCTGGGTACTGGGGCTGGTGCTGATGCTGGCTACCGCGCTCCTGTTCGGGGTGCCGTGGCTGGCCAGCCCGGCAGTGTTTGCCGAGGCAGCCGCGATAACCGCTGCAGTCAGTCTGCTGGCTACCGCGATCGGTGCGCTGATGCTGATCCTGCTGCGCAGCGAAGAGGGCTCCGGGGTGGTGCTGAACCTGCTGATCCTGGCCTGGACCCTGCTGGCCGGCGGCTTTGTTGTGCTGCCGCGCAACAGCGTGACCTGGCTGCTGGAGCGCCTGACCCCGAACTTTCTGGCGCAGCGGGCCTACTTCAATCTGTTGTACTGGGGAGATCCCGGGGTAACCTCCTCCACTATTCTGATACTTACTGGTCTGGCCGTGGTGACCGGACTGGCGGCAGTAGGGCTGTCGCGAAGGAGAATCGCATGAAAGGGATTACCATTCATATAAGGCGCATACTGCGCAATAAACTGATTATCGGGGCGGCTGCGGTGATTCCGGTGGTTATGCTGCTGCTGGGCGGGCGTGCCGGCGACATGCTGCCGGGGATGGCGGTGATAAACCAGGACGGCGGACCACTGGCGGGCCTGGTAGTCGAGAGCCTGGCACAGTCCTACCGGGTGGAGCAGCTGTCTGCCGATGAGGTAGAGGAGCAGGTGCGCCGGGGCGGGCTGGAGTATGTCCTGGAGATACCGACGGGTTTCGGTGCCGAGGTCCTGGCTGCCCGCACCCCGCAGCTGGCCGGCACCGCGGTGAACAATCCGCACAGTGCGCTGCATGTCCGCGAGGCGGTAGAGCAGGTAACCCGCCCGGCGCTGGTGCTGGCGTCATCGCTGCAGCCGGAGACAGAGCAGCAGCTGGCAGCGGCATTGCAGCAGGTACAGCAGGGGCCGTTCCGGGTGGAACAGGAAATACACAGCCGTAACGGTGAGCTGTCGGCGGCCAATGCTAATGGCTTCCTGCTGGCCATGAACCTGTTTACCATGATTATGCTGCTGATGGGCCTGTATGGCGGCATCAACCTGATGCGTGACCGGCGCAGCGGAACGGTGATGCGGGCCGCCGCCGCACCGGCCGGGCTGCGCGGCTATGTAGGCGGGCTGCTGGCGGCCCTGATGGCGGTGCAGCTGCTGCAGGTGGCCCTTACCACGGCCGCTGCCGGGCTGGTTTTTCCGGATATTCGGCTTGCGGTGCTGGCACGCAGCTTCGGGGTAATGTCCCTGTTTGCCATGACCAGTCTGGCCTTCGGGGTTGCCCTTGCCGGGGTGGCCAAAAGTATGAATCAGCTGGGGGTACTGGGTTCGATATTTATCTTCCCCATGGCGATGCTGGGGGGATCCTTCTGGCCGATCGAGATTATGCCGCAGCAGCTGCAGCGGATATCGGTGCTTATGCCCAACTACTGGGCTGGTCAGGCGATTCAGCTCTCGCTGGCGCAGGCCGGGCTGCAGGATTTCCTGCTGCCGATCGCGATATTGGGTGCCTATGCGGCGCTGCTGTTTGTGCTCGGGTCATGGAAGCGTGATCAGGTTACCAGCGGGCGCGAGATGCGCGAGTAATCCGCTTGCCGCAGTCCAGCTTTCGGATTAGGATTTCTGCATGCAGCCCCGGAATGTCCCGGTCGGACAGATTCGTACTGGTATTGCCCTCGCCTATTATCTGCAGGTGCCATTGGTACTTGCCGGGCTGGGGCAGCTGTCGGCGGCCCGGCTGCTGGTAATCCTGACCGTCGCCGTTGGCGAGGCGTTGCGGCGGCGCTTCCTGCCGCATCCGGGGATGGCCGCGGCTGTTGCCGGACTGGCACTGGGCGTTGCTGTGGCCGATCCGGTGCTGATCGCACTGGCACCGGCAGCCGCGCTGGCAGCCGGGAGTTCAGGTCGTACGACGGCTGCCAGCCTGGCCAGTGGCCCGGCCGCTGTCGTCGGAATCCTGGCTGCAGTTGCTGCCATCGCCGTGTCGGAGTTTGGCCTGCCGGTTTTAGGGGATTACGGGGTTGTCGAGGCGGTCGAGGGTTCCGGGGTCACCCGGGCTGCTGTTGTCGGTCCTGGCCACACCGCTGTGGCTGCCGGATTCGACGGATCTGCCGGAGCCCCCGCAACAGCACTGCTCTTTCGGCTGTATCGCACCGCCGGGCTGGCTGTACTGGCCGCTGCCCTGGGGCTCAGTGAGTTTTTACTGGTGCGACTGGGAGAAAGCCAGACCGCTGCTCGCGATTTGCAGGATGATCAGCAGCATCTGCTGCACCTGTTAGGCCAGCGCGATCTCCAGATGCAGCAGGCCCGCGACGCCCTTACCGGGCGCATCGAACTGACCGAGCGAAACCGGATTGCACGTACCCTGCATGATGCCCTTGGCCATGGTCTGACCGGCGCATTGTGGCAGCTGCGCGCTGCCGATCAGCTGCTGTCGCACGGCGAGACCGACCCGGCCGGGGAGTCGCTTCGGCGCGGGATCGCCGCCGTGGACGATGGCCTGGCCGCTATTCGTGCTACGGTGCAGGATCTGCGCCCGCGCGAGGTGCCGGATCTGTTGCTGCTGCGCAAGCTGGTGGAGGAGTTCCGCTACTGCCCGGCCGCGCTGCAGTTCAGCGGCGACCCTGCCCGCATTCCCGGAGGGGTGCTGGCGGTCTTCTGCGATAATCTGCGTGAGCTCTTGACCAACACCATGCGGCACTCACAAGCCAGTCAGGTACAGATAACCGTGTCACACAGCCCGGGGTTCAGCCGCCTGGAGTATCGTGACAACGGGGTCGGGCTGCCTCGCAGCGGGCCGGCAGCTGCCGAACACCGCGGGATGCGCGACGCCGGTGGTGCAGTCAGCACTCCTGGCCGTGCTCCCCAGCCCGGCGTGCTGCGTGTTCCGGGATCCGGCATGGGGCTGGATGGCATCCGCACCCGCACCGAGGCGATTGGCGGGCGCTGCAGCTTTGGCAGTGACAGCAGCCGCGGTTTCGTCTGTGTCTGCCTGGTGCAAGGAGGGACTGAATGAGTGTAGCTACTGTACTTCTGGCCGATGATGACGCCCTGGTCCGTGACGGTCTGCAGGTGCTGATCGGGCTGGAGCCTGACCTGCAGGTATGCGCCACTGCCGGCAACGGCAGGACAGCGCTCGAACATGCGCGGCAGCACCACCCGGACATCGCCCTGCTGGATATCCGCATGCCGGAAATGGACGGCATCGAGTGCTGCCGCGCCATCAAACAGGAGCTGCCGGCTACCCGCATTCTTATCCTGACCACCTTTCACGACGACGAACTGATTCACCAGGCCATGCAGGCGGGTGCCGACGGCTATCTGCTGAAGCATCAGCCCAGTGCCGTGATGATCGACGGGATCCGGGCCGTGCTGCATGGGAACGTAATCCTGGAACCATCGGTCGCCCGCAGCCTGGCTGCGGGCCGACAGGCTGCACCCGGTGCCGCAGCCGCGACCGCAGCCGCTGCTGTCGGGATAACCGGTCGCGAGCTTGAGGTGCTGCAGCTGATCGCCGAGGGGCTGTCGAACCAGGAGATCGCCGACCGCATCTTTCTGAGCACCGGCACCATCCGCAACTACGTCAGCAGCCTGCTGGAAAAACTGGACCTGCGTGACCGAACACAGCTGGCGGTATGGTACTATCAGCAGGCTCGCTGACTGCACTGCTACATCAGCCTGGCACCCAGCGGAACCTCCCGGTCGGGGGCACACAGGGCAACCGCCCCGGATTCGGTGTGAAACCCGGTGATCAAACACTCAGAGCGTACCGGGCCGATCTGTTTGGGGGGCAGGTTGACCACGCCCACCACCAGGCGACCCACCAGATCTTCAGGCTGGTAGAGGTCAGTAATCTGGGCGCTGGAGGTGCGGGTGCCGAGTTCAGGACCAAAGTCCACCTGGAGGATGTAGGCCGGCTTGCGAGCCTGTGGAAAGTTCTCTGCGCTGGTGATGCGCCCGACGCGCAGCTCGACAGCAGCAAACTGGGTGGGGGTAATGGGGTGTGTATCGCTCATGCCAGCAGTATAGCATGGCAAGCCAGAGGCAGGATTGCATCGGGTCTGAGCTATTCTGCATTGTCATTTGCTCGTTGCAGGCGCAGCCCCGGATGCGTATAGTGGTATCTATGGAGAATTTCGGAAAGATGCGTATTAGCATCAAGCTGGTGCAATGGGCGATGGTATATGGCGGATTGCTGGCCTTTATCGGAATAATTATATCGGTATTCTCTATGGTCGGGATCCTGATTTATGGGGATGAGCCCTTCCGGCAAGTCGTGCTGCCATATACCGCATTCCTGGTCTTGTCGGTTGTGCTGCTGGTCGTGTGCATCTGCCTGCATGAGCTTGTCTCCTCGGTGCAGAAAGGCTCACCATTTACCCATCGTAATGCTGATCTTCTGCGCTTGCTGGGCTGGGTATTCATTGCAGGTTCTTTTATAAACCCGCTGCTTGAGCGGCTCGTTGCAATCAGCACTATAGAGATTGAGCCATACTCACCGCCGCATGGCCTGATCACCGGTTTGATGCTGCTTGTGCTGGCCCTGGTATTCCGACACGGGGTATATTTGCAGGATCGCGCGGGGCATAGTGGCGATGCAGAGCAGTCGTAATCATTCTAATTTAACGGTACTGGTGTCTCAGAACTGGCCGTTTCGCCCTGCAGGCGGTCAAGTAAATCCGTCCGGCGATTGAACAGGACCACCCGACTCCGGTTCTTGCCTGAGTTTTCCTGCCAGCTGATGCGCAGTACGGTGCACCACGGGAGCAGGGCGCGGCAGAGCAGCGAGGCGGGCTCGATTGCCTGCAGATTACTGCGAGGTATGGTATAGGTACGCCATGGGGTATGCAGTTCGATGGTTTTCCGGGATACCCGAACGGAATGTGTATCCGGCCAGGACAGGTATATTATCAACCCGACCAGTATCAGATGTCCAGTGTACCCGGCAATGGCGACAGGTGTCGGGTCGGCTGTCCCAGGTACGTGCAGAATTCCGGACAGAATCTGCAGCAGCGCCCCGAATGAAATGGCCGCAGCAACAATCTGGATGATGCCGCTTCCGCTGCCGACGGTATATTCCGGCCAGCCATCGCCAGCACTGACGCGGTCTGCTGGCGGTCGACAAAAAGCCTGAATATAGCCCAGCAGCAGGCCTGCCGCACAGCCTGCCACTGCCGCAGTGGGAAAAATTGCTGCCGCAGTGACCAGCGGGCTGGCAAGATCCCCCTGGTTATACAGAAACATCAGCACTATGATACCCATGCCAACTGCGCTATACCCCAGTCCACTCAGCAGCCAGCGGCGCAGCAGGGTGCGGCGCTGGCGCCGGGCATAGTGCTGCGGATCGGGTGCAGCAGCGCAGGCTGTTCTTGCCGCCTGCACAGGCGAGCTGCCTGCCATCGGGTGCCGGTCGCGCCGGGCTGTCAAATCGCGGCAAATATCTGACAGCGCAGCATCGCGAACCCGCATGGAGCCAACCAATCCCGGTTCCACCTGTGCCAGGAAGTCGTCGATTACCTGGTCACCCGAAAGCAGCCAGGTACGGCGAGGGTTTGGCAGTCTCAGAAGTGTTCGCAGCGGCAGCCACAGGATATTCATGCTGGAATTGTAGCGGTTCCGGCCGAAATTGCAACCGACTCTTGCTTGCATACCCTGAATAAATCTATTACAACCAGTCTATGCAAGAAAAATCCTATCCTCGTGTAGGCGATGCTATCTGGCTGTCTTTTCTGTACATTGTTATCATGCTGGTCGCAGCTATACTGCTGGGAATCGTCGTCGGCATGCTTTCGGCAGTCATCGGTATACGCGAGGATGCAGCGACAGTCCTGGAAAACA comes from the Spirochaeta africana DSM 8902 genome and includes:
- a CDS encoding ABC transporter ATP-binding protein; this translates as MTISINQLVKRYGSFTAVDHIDLQIPQGEICGLLGPNGAGKTTTIKCIAGLHGFDAGRIEVFGLDRGQEHRRIQQRIGLVPQEVALYEDLSAYENALFFGRMYGLRGQALRDGVKQALEFTELWERRDQRPKQYSGGMKRRLNIACALVHSPELIILDEPTVGIDPQSRNHILESIRELNRRGTTVLYTSHYMEEVEAICSRVAIIDHGRVIADGSKEEVKNLIAEEEQITVAADHISEATLEAIRNMSGVLAVTHEEATLRIAAQRQAVRVGQIIERLSAGGAELHSVQLEQPSLEGVFLTLTGRSLRD
- a CDS encoding ABC transporter permease, whose protein sequence is MKTLTVLYYTLVRMWRDRGSVFQMTLQPFLFILILGLALSTQFDPRDLEPAVVALVEPADADDGEREFLSGIRGALDQEGVGDLLRFVTVETRQEALEMVSAGSAEATAFYDGDARRLTITRRSATALSSRIPAAVLENIVQGANTTVYIQQAGAEPVPFARQAVDIQELDLASTRRSSSAMEYYSVTMLVMTLLFGAMGASYGLSEDLLRSVGQRMAVAPLVGFEHYLGKVAGNALFVWVLGLVLMLATALLFGVPWLASPAVFAEAAAITAAVSLLATAIGALMLILLRSEEGSGVVLNLLILAWTLLAGGFVVLPRNSVTWLLERLTPNFLAQRAYFNLLYWGDPGVTSSTILILTGLAVVTGLAAVGLSRRRIA
- a CDS encoding ABC transporter permease; translated protein: MKGITIHIRRILRNKLIIGAAAVIPVVMLLLGGRAGDMLPGMAVINQDGGPLAGLVVESLAQSYRVEQLSADEVEEQVRRGGLEYVLEIPTGFGAEVLAARTPQLAGTAVNNPHSALHVREAVEQVTRPALVLASSLQPETEQQLAAALQQVQQGPFRVEQEIHSRNGELSAANANGFLLAMNLFTMIMLLMGLYGGINLMRDRRSGTVMRAAAAPAGLRGYVGGLLAALMAVQLLQVALTTAAAGLVFPDIRLAVLARSFGVMSLFAMTSLAFGVALAGVAKSMNQLGVLGSIFIFPMAMLGGSFWPIEIMPQQLQRISVLMPNYWAGQAIQLSLAQAGLQDFLLPIAILGAYAALLFVLGSWKRDQVTSGREMRE
- a CDS encoding sensor histidine kinase, with the translated sequence MQPRNVPVGQIRTGIALAYYLQVPLVLAGLGQLSAARLLVILTVAVGEALRRRFLPHPGMAAAVAGLALGVAVADPVLIALAPAAALAAGSSGRTTAASLASGPAAVVGILAAVAAIAVSEFGLPVLGDYGVVEAVEGSGVTRAAVVGPGHTAVAAGFDGSAGAPATALLFRLYRTAGLAVLAAALGLSEFLLVRLGESQTAARDLQDDQQHLLHLLGQRDLQMQQARDALTGRIELTERNRIARTLHDALGHGLTGALWQLRAADQLLSHGETDPAGESLRRGIAAVDDGLAAIRATVQDLRPREVPDLLLLRKLVEEFRYCPAALQFSGDPARIPGGVLAVFCDNLRELLTNTMRHSQASQVQITVSHSPGFSRLEYRDNGVGLPRSGPAAAEHRGMRDAGGAVSTPGRAPQPGVLRVPGSGMGLDGIRTRTEAIGGRCSFGSDSSRGFVCVCLVQGGTE
- a CDS encoding response regulator; the protein is MSVATVLLADDDALVRDGLQVLIGLEPDLQVCATAGNGRTALEHARQHHPDIALLDIRMPEMDGIECCRAIKQELPATRILILTTFHDDELIHQAMQAGADGYLLKHQPSAVMIDGIRAVLHGNVILEPSVARSLAAGRQAAPGAAAATAAAAVGITGRELEVLQLIAEGLSNQEIADRIFLSTGTIRNYVSSLLEKLDLRDRTQLAVWYYQQAR
- a CDS encoding tRNA-binding protein, giving the protein MSDTHPITPTQFAAVELRVGRITSAENFPQARKPAYILQVDFGPELGTRTSSAQITDLYQPEDLVGRLVVGVVNLPPKQIGPVRSECLITGFHTESGAVALCAPDREVPLGARLM
- a CDS encoding DUF2975 domain-containing protein — encoded protein: MENFGKMRISIKLVQWAMVYGGLLAFIGIIISVFSMVGILIYGDEPFRQVVLPYTAFLVLSVVLLVVCICLHELVSSVQKGSPFTHRNADLLRLLGWVFIAGSFINPLLERLVAISTIEIEPYSPPHGLITGLMLLVLALVFRHGVYLQDRAGHSGDAEQS